From the genome of Roseivivax sp. THAF197b:
TACTCGAAGGCGGGCCCGAGGCTTTCCGCCTGAACGCTCATCCAGAGCGCGTTGATATCGTCGGGCGTCAGCTCACCGCCACGGCGCGCCTCGTGCAGCTTGCACTCGAAATCGTAGAACGCGATCTGGCGCACGACCGTATTGATCATGTCCTCGACCTTGCCCGCGAGCATGACCTTCTTCTCGGCATCCGTCTTGGCGTTGCGCAGCATGCGGCGGAAGGTCAGCATCTCGCCGAAGACCGATGCTGTTTCGGCCAGGGTCAGCGGCGTCGAGGAGAGCATCTCGCCCTGATCGGCGGCCAGCACCTGGTGCACGCCGTGCCCGAGCTCATGCGCGAGCGTCATTACGTCGCGCGGTTTGCCGAGGTAGTTCAGCATGACGTAGGGGTGCACGTCCGTGACGGTCGGGTGCGCGAAAGCGCCGGGCGCCTTGCCCGGTTTGACGGCGGCATCGATCCAGCCACGGGTGAAGAACGGCTCCGCGATCTCGGCCATCTTGGGGTCGAACTCGGAATAAGCGTTCATCACCGTCTCGCGCGCCTCGTCCCAATCGACGATGCGCGTCGTCTCCATCGGCAGGGGGGCGTTGCGGTCCCAGACCTGCATGACCTCGAGGCCCAGCCATTTGCGCTTCAGCTCATAATAGCGGTGCGAGAGCTTCGGATAGGCCGCGACAACCGCGTTGCGCAGGGCCTCCACCACCTCGGGCTCCACGTCGTTGGACAGGTGGCGTCCCGTCTGCGGGGTGGGCATGCCGCGCCAGCGATCGAGGATTTCCTTCTCCTTGGCCTGCGTGTTGTGCACGCGCGCAAAGGTGCGGATATTGGCGCCGAACACGCGGGCCAGCTCACGGGCCGCGGCTTCGCGCGTGTCGCGATCCTGCTCGGTCAGGTTGTTGAGCGTGGCCTCGATCCCCATGATCTCGCCACCGACGTCGAATTCTAGCCCGGAGATCGTCTCGTCGAAGAGCCGCTCCCAGGCGTCGCCCACAACGCCCATGTCGTGCAGGAACTTCTCCATCTCGTCGGACAGCTGGTAAGGCTTCATCGCGCGGACGCGGTCAAAGGCGGGCTTGTAGCGCGCAAGCCGGTCATCGGTGAACAGATCCGCATAAGCGTCGTCGTCCACACGATTGAGTTCCAAGGAGAAAAACACGAGCGGCGTCGTGTAGACAGTGATCTTTTCCTGCGCGTCCGACAGAAATTTCGCGCGCCCGGAATCGGTGGTGTTCTGGTAGTAGCGCAGGCCCGCGAAAGACATGATCCGACCTGCGATATTCTCGATCTTCTCGTGCCGCTCGATCATCTCGACGAAGGCGCCCGCATCGAGATCCGCGATCTTGCCCTCGTAATCCGCGGCGAAGCTCTGACAGGCCTGCTCCAGCCAGTCGAGATCCCGCTTCAGTTCGGCGGCGTCCTCGCTCGGATAGAGGTCGGTCAGATCCCATTCGGGCAGATCGCCCAGGTCGCGACCCCCGGCTGAGGCATTGGCGTCGAAAAGCGGGCGTGCGGTCATGGAATGCTCCTGTTCATCTGTCTTATCGATAGGTGGCGCGAAGCTGGCCCGGGTTCAAGGGGCCGTGATCCGAGGCAGTCGCTTGGTGCGGGGCGTTTGCCGCCTGAGCTGCGGTGCGTCCGGCTCGCGGCGCGTGCAACACGAGGATGCGTTTGTCCGGCGCTTTTCCCAGATGTCTCCCCCCCCGGGAGCTGTCATCCATAGGCGGCGAGGATGGCCTTCAGATCGTCCAGCGTGTTCGCTTCGGCCAGCGGTTTGTCCTGCCGCCAGCGGGACATGCGGGGAAACCGCAGCGCCACGCCGGATTTGTGCCGTGGGCTTTCGTGAATGCCTTCGAAGGCGATCTCGAAGACATGGTGCGGCGTGACCTGCCGCACCGGGCCGAAGCGTTGCTGGGTGTTCTTGCGCACCCAGGCCGTGATCTTGCGGAATTCCGCGTCGGTCAGGCCGGAATAGGCCTTCGTGAACGGTACGAGCGCGTCGCCATCCCAGACCGCGAAGGTGAAATCGGTGAAGAGATTGGCGCGGCGGCCGTGGCCCTGCTGGGCATAGATCATCACTGCATCAATGGTGAGCGGATCGAGCTTCCATTTCCACCAATCGCCCTTCTTGCGGCCCGACAGATAGGGGCTGTCCTTGCGTTTCAGCATGACACCTTCCGCGCGCATCTCCCGCGCCTGGGCACGGGTCTCGGCGAGCACGTCCCAGGTATCGAAGTCGATCAGACGGGAGGGGCGGATCGGGGCCTCGGCGGGCAATTGGCCCAGCATCCGGTCAAGTCGCGCG
Proteins encoded in this window:
- a CDS encoding M3 family oligoendopeptidase, with the protein product MTARPLFDANASAGGRDLGDLPEWDLTDLYPSEDAAELKRDLDWLEQACQSFAADYEGKIADLDAGAFVEMIERHEKIENIAGRIMSFAGLRYYQNTTDSGRAKFLSDAQEKITVYTTPLVFFSLELNRVDDDAYADLFTDDRLARYKPAFDRVRAMKPYQLSDEMEKFLHDMGVVGDAWERLFDETISGLEFDVGGEIMGIEATLNNLTEQDRDTREAAARELARVFGANIRTFARVHNTQAKEKEILDRWRGMPTPQTGRHLSNDVEPEVVEALRNAVVAAYPKLSHRYYELKRKWLGLEVMQVWDRNAPLPMETTRIVDWDEARETVMNAYSEFDPKMAEIAEPFFTRGWIDAAVKPGKAPGAFAHPTVTDVHPYVMLNYLGKPRDVMTLAHELGHGVHQVLAADQGEMLSSTPLTLAETASVFGEMLTFRRMLRNAKTDAEKKVMLAGKVEDMINTVVRQIAFYDFECKLHEARRGGELTPDDINALWMSVQAESLGPAFEYMDGYETFWAYIPHFVHSPFYVYAYAFGDGLVNALYANYEEAPEGFQEKYFDMLKAGGSKHHTDLLKPFGLDATDPAFWDKGLSMISGFIDELEAMED